A part of Cotesia glomerata isolate CgM1 linkage group LG4, MPM_Cglom_v2.3, whole genome shotgun sequence genomic DNA contains:
- the LOC123262560 gene encoding zinc finger protein ush isoform X1, producing MVISFKVAEHNLWWQLKINREDEEWSDSEKTPSVSSGVDGGGSTVSSPTPPHPDEETSLPPPPRLNQASGILSNSSIEDFRLRLNILSDDARKRLSSLADDYELSKALRQGSKSLERSPARVDNDDGTSSPKETESSRSTGSLCKRRDSDESRRSDTSSEHPKKMRLEEDAPRLRLNASLATDPALRPATVAALTLKPDGLSPPNSGSSLPVGLQNALASGRLFVIPTDGKDPITVDPTRPIPLYCPPCGIRFSSASTLEAHRTFYCAHRPRAEEDNANDDDEDKSSKYEVRKAYACPHCSYSADKKVSLNRHMRMHAASPATPAPVSVPPVPALPPASTTPVSISSSNNTPTNGLVNEETERYCRNCDIRFNSLKTYRAHKTHYCSTRHVVKDPPTPVPAKASPPTSSSPGDSPPPQPCLALPTNPILIVPCSLFRGASVLAAPSLPAPDTACFLLPNGSLQPMTRGLAPAGNSIDPSQVLRVANKPVTPATVAVPSRPNSPSSAASTPLDLSIRRSPVLHPDEKENRVSPAPSSLPPSSSPRSRGSASPRTRSLPTVQTAGSGTATPTVPPTELALRLAELPPPPVPGVLVKQGVSRCKECNIVFCRHENFVAHKKHYCQARENTVCSPPPSDTPSPPLVQLICAACGIKFASMDNLVAHQAFYCPKKPESQEHHTRCPKCKVMIETGATHTCSIQAGGWRCPVCGAVSPTAGAAQRHMDAHQGVKAFRCTICRYKGNTLRGMRTHIRMHFEKRGTDLQEENYITCVLDDDTTSVPTPEPATATTPEEIPAEIQVNGKTETRKSPQPPQPQPPAAPAPPPAHSPVAVPPTATATAAVASPVVTVAASKVKQEREDTPPPEETVDPAKTNTNSRYCRSCDISFNYLSTFIAHKKFYCSSHAGEASNNNNNNSNNNNNNNSNSHTTSPPAGRTEASLL from the exons atgGTGATCTCATTCAAAGTCGCTGAACATAATCTGTGGTGGCAGCTTAAAATCAAcc GGGAAGATGAGGAGTGGAGTGACTCAGAGAAGACCCCGTCGGTGAGCAGCGGGGTGGATGGTGGAGGATCAACAGTATCCAGTCCAACACCGCCGCACCCCGATGAAGAAACGAGTCTCCCGCCTCCCCCAAGACTGAACCAAGCCTCAGGAATTTTGAGCAACTCCTCAATCGAAGACTTCCGCTTACGCCTGAACATCCTCTCGGATGACGCGCGGAAGCGTTTGAGCAGCCTCGCGGACGATTACGAGCTATCAAAAGCCCTGCGACAAGGATCCAAGAGCCTCGAAAGGAGTCCCGCGAGGGTCGACAACGATGACGGAACGTCTTCGCCAAAAGAGACTGAATCCAGCAGATCGACCGGTTCGCTGTGCAAGCGCCGGGATTCCGACGAGTCCCGCCGCTCCGACACCAGCTCCGAGCACCCAAAAAAGATGCGCCTCGAAGAAGATGCACCTAGACTCCGGTTGAACGCTAGTTTGGCGACTGATCCAGCGCTTAGACCCGCCACTGTTGCTGCTCTGACCCTAAAACCCGACGGTCTGTCTCCACCGAACTCGGGCTCTTCGCTGCCAGTCGGGTTGCAGAACGCCCTGGCTTCTGGGAGGCTCTTCGTGATACCTACTGATGGTAAGGACCCGATCACCGTTGACCCGACCCGGCCCATTCCGCTCTACTGTCCGCCTTGCGGGATTAGGTTTTCATCCGCCAGCACTTTAGAGGCTCACCGGACTTTCTACTGCGCCCACAGACCGAGAGCCGAGGAGGACAACGCTaacgatgatgatgaagacAAGTCCAGCAAATACGAAGTTCGGAAAGCGTACGCGTGTCCTCACTGCTCTTACAGCGCCGACAAAAAAGTTTCGCTGAACCGTCACATGAGGATGCACGCAGCTTCGCCGGCAACTCCAGCTCCCGTTTCTGTTCCTCCAGTTCCTGCTCTTCCGCCAGCGTCTACCACTCCAGTTTCGATTTCCAGTAGCAACAATACTCCAACGAACGGGCTCGTCAACGAAGAAACCGAGCGGTACTGCAGGAACTGCGACATCAGGTTCAACTCTTTGAAGACTTACCGCGCTCACAAGACTCACTACTGCAGCACCCGACACGTAGTCAAGGACCCACCTACTCCAGTTCCTGCAAAAGCGTCACCTCCAACAAGTTCCAGTCCTGGAGACTCTCCACCGCCGCAACCGTGTCTCGCTCTGCCGACTAACCCGATCCTGATTGTTCCCTGCTCGTTGTTCCGTGGGGCGAGTGTTCTTGCTGCCCCTTCGCTTCCAGCTCCGGACACCGCGTGCTTCCTCTTACCGAACGGGTCGCTTCAGCCGATGACCAGAGGTCTGGCACCGGCTGGAAACTCTATAGACCCCTCGCAAGTTCTCAGGGTGGCTAACAAGCCGGTGACTCCGGCTACGGTGGCCGTTCCGTCAAGGCCTAACTCTCCGTCTTCTGCGGCTTCGACTCCCCTGGATCTGAGCATCAGGCGGTCTCCGGTGCTGCATCCGGACGAGAAAGAAAATCGCGTTTCTCCAGCTCCTTCATCATTGCCGCCATCTAGCAGTCCAAGGTCTAGAGGAAGCGCTAGTCCGCGAACGAGGTCGCTGCCGACGGTCCAAACAGCTGGCTCTGGAACAGCAACACCTACTGTTCCGCCAACGGAACTAGCGCTGAGACTTGCGGAACTACCTCCGCCTCCAGTTCCTGGGGTCCTGGTCAAGCAGGGTGTTTCCAGATGTAAAGAGTGCAATATTGTATTCTGTCGGCATGAAAATTTTGTGGCTCATAAAAAACACTATTGCCAAGCGAGGGAAAATACTGTCTGCAGTCCTCCTCCTTCGGATACACCCTCACCTCCGCTGGTGCAGCTGATCTGTGCGGCTTGCGGGATCAAGTTCGCTTCGATGGATAATCTCGTGGCTCATCAAGCTTTCTATTGTCCAAAAAAACCAGAGTCTCAGGAGCATCATACGCGTTGCCCTAAATGCAAG GTGATGATTGAAACTGGTGCAACGCATACTTGCTCGATACAAGCTGGTGGTTGGAGATGTCCAGTTTGCGGTGCAGTAAGTCCAACTGCTGGTGCTGCTCAACGTCACATGGATGCTCATCAAGGTGTCAAAGCTTTTCGGTGTACTATTTGTCGGTACAAGGGTAATACTCTTAGGGGAATGAGAACGCATATTAGAATGCATTTTGAAAAACGTGGAACTGATTTACAG GAAGAAAATTACATAACATGTGTGTTGGATGACGACACAACGTCAGTACCAACACCTGAGCCAGCAACGGCAACAACTCCCGAAGAAATTCCCGCCGAAATCCAAGTCAATGGAAAAACTGAAACAAGGAAAAGTCCTCAGCCTCCACAGCCGCAGCCTCCAGCAGCTCCAGCTCCGCCACCAGCGCACTCACCGGTAGCAGTCCCaccaacagcaacagcaacagcagcagTAGCGAGTCCAGTAGTGACAGTAGCAGCAAGCAAAGTGAAGCAAGAACGTGAAGATACACCACCACCTGAAGAAACAGTCGATCCAGCTAAAACAAACACTAACTCGCGATACTGCCGCTCTTGCGATATAAGCTTCAACTACTTGAGCACCTTTATCGCCCATAAGAAATTTTACTGTTCAAGTCACGCCGGTGAAGCAagcaataacaacaataacaacagcaataataataataacaataactcaAATAGCCATACGACGAGCCCTCCAGCTGGCAGAACTGAAGCTTCCCTCCTATAg
- the LOC123262560 gene encoding zinc finger protein ush isoform X2 produces the protein MSVILWRRRTSIRTLIREDEEWSDSEKTPSVSSGVDGGGSTVSSPTPPHPDEETSLPPPPRLNQASGILSNSSIEDFRLRLNILSDDARKRLSSLADDYELSKALRQGSKSLERSPARVDNDDGTSSPKETESSRSTGSLCKRRDSDESRRSDTSSEHPKKMRLEEDAPRLRLNASLATDPALRPATVAALTLKPDGLSPPNSGSSLPVGLQNALASGRLFVIPTDGKDPITVDPTRPIPLYCPPCGIRFSSASTLEAHRTFYCAHRPRAEEDNANDDDEDKSSKYEVRKAYACPHCSYSADKKVSLNRHMRMHAASPATPAPVSVPPVPALPPASTTPVSISSSNNTPTNGLVNEETERYCRNCDIRFNSLKTYRAHKTHYCSTRHVVKDPPTPVPAKASPPTSSSPGDSPPPQPCLALPTNPILIVPCSLFRGASVLAAPSLPAPDTACFLLPNGSLQPMTRGLAPAGNSIDPSQVLRVANKPVTPATVAVPSRPNSPSSAASTPLDLSIRRSPVLHPDEKENRVSPAPSSLPPSSSPRSRGSASPRTRSLPTVQTAGSGTATPTVPPTELALRLAELPPPPVPGVLVKQGVSRCKECNIVFCRHENFVAHKKHYCQARENTVCSPPPSDTPSPPLVQLICAACGIKFASMDNLVAHQAFYCPKKPESQEHHTRCPKCKVMIETGATHTCSIQAGGWRCPVCGAVSPTAGAAQRHMDAHQGVKAFRCTICRYKGNTLRGMRTHIRMHFEKRGTDLQEENYITCVLDDDTTSVPTPEPATATTPEEIPAEIQVNGKTETRKSPQPPQPQPPAAPAPPPAHSPVAVPPTATATAAVASPVVTVAASKVKQEREDTPPPEETVDPAKTNTNSRYCRSCDISFNYLSTFIAHKKFYCSSHAGEASNNNNNNSNNNNNNNSNSHTTSPPAGRTEASLL, from the exons GGGAAGATGAGGAGTGGAGTGACTCAGAGAAGACCCCGTCGGTGAGCAGCGGGGTGGATGGTGGAGGATCAACAGTATCCAGTCCAACACCGCCGCACCCCGATGAAGAAACGAGTCTCCCGCCTCCCCCAAGACTGAACCAAGCCTCAGGAATTTTGAGCAACTCCTCAATCGAAGACTTCCGCTTACGCCTGAACATCCTCTCGGATGACGCGCGGAAGCGTTTGAGCAGCCTCGCGGACGATTACGAGCTATCAAAAGCCCTGCGACAAGGATCCAAGAGCCTCGAAAGGAGTCCCGCGAGGGTCGACAACGATGACGGAACGTCTTCGCCAAAAGAGACTGAATCCAGCAGATCGACCGGTTCGCTGTGCAAGCGCCGGGATTCCGACGAGTCCCGCCGCTCCGACACCAGCTCCGAGCACCCAAAAAAGATGCGCCTCGAAGAAGATGCACCTAGACTCCGGTTGAACGCTAGTTTGGCGACTGATCCAGCGCTTAGACCCGCCACTGTTGCTGCTCTGACCCTAAAACCCGACGGTCTGTCTCCACCGAACTCGGGCTCTTCGCTGCCAGTCGGGTTGCAGAACGCCCTGGCTTCTGGGAGGCTCTTCGTGATACCTACTGATGGTAAGGACCCGATCACCGTTGACCCGACCCGGCCCATTCCGCTCTACTGTCCGCCTTGCGGGATTAGGTTTTCATCCGCCAGCACTTTAGAGGCTCACCGGACTTTCTACTGCGCCCACAGACCGAGAGCCGAGGAGGACAACGCTaacgatgatgatgaagacAAGTCCAGCAAATACGAAGTTCGGAAAGCGTACGCGTGTCCTCACTGCTCTTACAGCGCCGACAAAAAAGTTTCGCTGAACCGTCACATGAGGATGCACGCAGCTTCGCCGGCAACTCCAGCTCCCGTTTCTGTTCCTCCAGTTCCTGCTCTTCCGCCAGCGTCTACCACTCCAGTTTCGATTTCCAGTAGCAACAATACTCCAACGAACGGGCTCGTCAACGAAGAAACCGAGCGGTACTGCAGGAACTGCGACATCAGGTTCAACTCTTTGAAGACTTACCGCGCTCACAAGACTCACTACTGCAGCACCCGACACGTAGTCAAGGACCCACCTACTCCAGTTCCTGCAAAAGCGTCACCTCCAACAAGTTCCAGTCCTGGAGACTCTCCACCGCCGCAACCGTGTCTCGCTCTGCCGACTAACCCGATCCTGATTGTTCCCTGCTCGTTGTTCCGTGGGGCGAGTGTTCTTGCTGCCCCTTCGCTTCCAGCTCCGGACACCGCGTGCTTCCTCTTACCGAACGGGTCGCTTCAGCCGATGACCAGAGGTCTGGCACCGGCTGGAAACTCTATAGACCCCTCGCAAGTTCTCAGGGTGGCTAACAAGCCGGTGACTCCGGCTACGGTGGCCGTTCCGTCAAGGCCTAACTCTCCGTCTTCTGCGGCTTCGACTCCCCTGGATCTGAGCATCAGGCGGTCTCCGGTGCTGCATCCGGACGAGAAAGAAAATCGCGTTTCTCCAGCTCCTTCATCATTGCCGCCATCTAGCAGTCCAAGGTCTAGAGGAAGCGCTAGTCCGCGAACGAGGTCGCTGCCGACGGTCCAAACAGCTGGCTCTGGAACAGCAACACCTACTGTTCCGCCAACGGAACTAGCGCTGAGACTTGCGGAACTACCTCCGCCTCCAGTTCCTGGGGTCCTGGTCAAGCAGGGTGTTTCCAGATGTAAAGAGTGCAATATTGTATTCTGTCGGCATGAAAATTTTGTGGCTCATAAAAAACACTATTGCCAAGCGAGGGAAAATACTGTCTGCAGTCCTCCTCCTTCGGATACACCCTCACCTCCGCTGGTGCAGCTGATCTGTGCGGCTTGCGGGATCAAGTTCGCTTCGATGGATAATCTCGTGGCTCATCAAGCTTTCTATTGTCCAAAAAAACCAGAGTCTCAGGAGCATCATACGCGTTGCCCTAAATGCAAG GTGATGATTGAAACTGGTGCAACGCATACTTGCTCGATACAAGCTGGTGGTTGGAGATGTCCAGTTTGCGGTGCAGTAAGTCCAACTGCTGGTGCTGCTCAACGTCACATGGATGCTCATCAAGGTGTCAAAGCTTTTCGGTGTACTATTTGTCGGTACAAGGGTAATACTCTTAGGGGAATGAGAACGCATATTAGAATGCATTTTGAAAAACGTGGAACTGATTTACAG GAAGAAAATTACATAACATGTGTGTTGGATGACGACACAACGTCAGTACCAACACCTGAGCCAGCAACGGCAACAACTCCCGAAGAAATTCCCGCCGAAATCCAAGTCAATGGAAAAACTGAAACAAGGAAAAGTCCTCAGCCTCCACAGCCGCAGCCTCCAGCAGCTCCAGCTCCGCCACCAGCGCACTCACCGGTAGCAGTCCCaccaacagcaacagcaacagcagcagTAGCGAGTCCAGTAGTGACAGTAGCAGCAAGCAAAGTGAAGCAAGAACGTGAAGATACACCACCACCTGAAGAAACAGTCGATCCAGCTAAAACAAACACTAACTCGCGATACTGCCGCTCTTGCGATATAAGCTTCAACTACTTGAGCACCTTTATCGCCCATAAGAAATTTTACTGTTCAAGTCACGCCGGTGAAGCAagcaataacaacaataacaacagcaataataataataacaataactcaAATAGCCATACGACGAGCCCTCCAGCTGGCAGAACTGAAGCTTCCCTCCTATAg